In Tsukamurella tyrosinosolvens, the genomic window AAGTACGGCAAGCGCCGCGGCCGCGACATCCTGGTGATCTCGCAGCCGCTGCCCGTCGGCATGCCGAACGGCCTGTGGCTCGTCGGCGACGACGCGGACTACTTCTTCTACCAGGCCAATACGTCGCGCACGCACCGCGACCAGATCATCATCCATGAGTTCGGCCACCTCATCGCAGGCCACCAGAACGCCGGTCCAACAGCGGCCGCACCGCAGACCGCGGAGATGTCCTCCCCGGAGGCCGACGCCGCGCTGCACCGCACCTGTTACGACGACGAGCACGAGTGGGAGGCCGAGATGATCGCCTCCATCATTCTCGGCTGGGCGTCCGAAGCCGGCGCGCTCGCCGGTCGCACCGCCAAGCACGACAGTCTGCGCGGCATCCAGCGCGCCCTGGGAGGTCATTCCCGGTGGCTGTGAAGCTCGTGAACGTACTCGGCGTCGCGTTCTTCACCCTGGTGTTGTGCTGGCGCATCGACCGGCTCTACCGCGCGAAGGCCGGGATCCAGGCCGTCGCGGTCACTGTCGCCATCGCCGCGCTGACGCTCGCCGTGCTCCTGCTCGGCTCGCCGATCGCGCCCACCATCGACGGTGCGTTGTGGCGGGGCGCCTCCCGCCTCGGCGGCTACGCCTCGCTCGCCCTGGGCGTCGCCGCGTTGGCCGTCGCCTTCTTCTACGGCCCCACCGAATCGGCCCGCCAACGTCGCGCGGGGATGGAGGCCATCCCGCTCATCGCCGCGGTCGTCGGCCTGTCCGTCGCCATGAACGTGACGCCGCCGTCGCTGCGCGACGCGAGCCTCGACACCCTCACCGTGCAGGAACTGGGCTTCGCCGTCTTCTTCGTCATCGCCGGCGGCTATCTGATGTACGGGCTCGCGGACTGCGTCCTCTCGCTGACCCGGCTCATGCCCTTCGCCGACGGCTACCTCACGACGTCGCTGCGGCTCATGTCCGCGGGCCTCGCGATCACCGCCGTCGGCTCCCTCGCGCAGGTCGCGTTCGTGCTCACCAGCGCGGGCCACGTGGCCTCCTGGCCGGTCCTGCTGAGCCTGTCGCAGGCCTGCACCGCGGGCGGCATCCTGCTGTTCGTCGTGGGCCTGAGCTACCCGGGCGTGCGCGGCTTCGTCGTGCAGATGCAGTACCGCAAGAAGCACCGCCGGGACTACAAGCGGCTCGAGCCGCTCTGGACGCTGCTCACCACCGCGGTCCCCGAGGTCGTGCTCGATGCGGGTAAGGCGCGCCGCGACCCGCACCTGCGCTTCCAGCGCCGGGTCGTCGAGATCCGCGACGTGCTGGTCCAGCTCAGCCCGTACCTGCCCGACGACTTCGGCGACGGCGTGCCCGAGGAGAACGTGCACAACCTGCTCGTGGCGATCGACCTGCGCAACGAGGCCGGGGCGGCGCCGGCACCGTCGAGCATGGTGCTTCCGCCCGACGGCCCCTCCATCGACGACGACGCCGCCCCGCTCCTCGTCCTGTCGGACGCGGTCGGGGCGACGCCGGCGGAGGAACTGCAGATCTAGCGCGGAGCCATCCGAATGGCTGCGATCCCGCGGCCATTCGGGTGGCCGAGCAGGTCTAGCGCGGAGCCATCCGAATGGCCCCGTCCATGCGGATCGTCTCGCCGTTCATGTAGTCGTGCTGCGAGAGGAAGTACGCGAGATCGGCGTACTCGGACGGCTCGCCCAGACGCTGCGGGAACGGGACGCCCGCCTCGAGGGTCTGCTTGAACTCCGGGGTCACGCCCGCGAGCATCGGGGTGTTGATGATGCCCGGCGCGATGGTGTTCACGCGGATGCCGAACTGCGCCAGGTCGCGCGCGGCGGTGATGGTCATGGCGTGCACGCCGCCCTTGGAGGCGGTGTAGGCGATCTGGCCGATCTGGCCCTCGAAGGCCGCGACCGAGGCGGTGTTGACGATGAGGCCGCGGGAGCCCTGCTCGTCGACGGCCTCCTGCTTGCTCATCTGGTCGGCGGCCAGGCGCATCACGTTGAACGTGCCCACGAGGTTGATGTTGATGACCGTCTGGAACAGGTCCAGCGCGTGCGGGCCGTTCTTCGACAGGATGCGGCCGGCCCAGCCGACGCCGGCGCAGTTGACGGCCACGCGCAGCGGGCCGGCCTTGACGGCCTCGGCGATCGCGGCGAGGACCTCGTCCTCCTTGGTCACGTCGGTCGCGACGAGGTGCACGTTCTCGACCGGGGTCGCCTTGTCGATCGACGGCTGCAGGTCGAGGCCGAAGACGGTGGCGCCCGCATCGGCGAAACGCTTCGCGGTGGCGGCGCCGAGGCCGGATGCGCCACCGGTGACGATGACGGAGGAGCCGGAGACGTCCATGGCTGATTCCCTTCTGTAGTGGAGCGCACTCGCCGGAGGGCGGCGCGACCCACCTCACATTAGTGAAGGGCGGTTCTTCCGGGCCCGGGGGTGCTCTCCTCCGGGACCTCCGGGTTCGACGGTGCCGCCGCCGCGCGGTGCGCCCGGTGCACGACGAGCCCGCCGCCGATCATCGTGACGGCGACGACCAGCCCGGTGACGATGCGGCTGATGCCGTCGAGCTCCGGCCAGGCCTCCGCCAGGAGCCAGGCGCCGAAGCCGAAGAACAGGATCGTCGCGCCGATCGCGATGGCGCGCTCGGGCAGCCGCGA contains:
- a CDS encoding MAB_1171c family putative transporter, whose protein sequence is MAVKLVNVLGVAFFTLVLCWRIDRLYRAKAGIQAVAVTVAIAALTLAVLLLGSPIAPTIDGALWRGASRLGGYASLALGVAALAVAFFYGPTESARQRRAGMEAIPLIAAVVGLSVAMNVTPPSLRDASLDTLTVQELGFAVFFVIAGGYLMYGLADCVLSLTRLMPFADGYLTTSLRLMSAGLAITAVGSLAQVAFVLTSAGHVASWPVLLSLSQACTAGGILLFVVGLSYPGVRGFVVQMQYRKKHRRDYKRLEPLWTLLTTAVPEVVLDAGKARRDPHLRFQRRVVEIRDVLVQLSPYLPDDFGDGVPEENVHNLLVAIDLRNEAGAAPAPSSMVLPPDGPSIDDDAAPLLVLSDAVGATPAEELQI
- a CDS encoding SDR family NAD(P)-dependent oxidoreductase, yielding MDVSGSSVIVTGGASGLGAATAKRFADAGATVFGLDLQPSIDKATPVENVHLVATDVTKEDEVLAAIAEAVKAGPLRVAVNCAGVGWAGRILSKNGPHALDLFQTVININLVGTFNVMRLAADQMSKQEAVDEQGSRGLIVNTASVAAFEGQIGQIAYTASKGGVHAMTITAARDLAQFGIRVNTIAPGIINTPMLAGVTPEFKQTLEAGVPFPQRLGEPSEYADLAYFLSQHDYMNGETIRMDGAIRMAPR